The nucleotide window TGTGCGAGCGCCGGCTTCAGCGTCTCCTCCTCCCAGCGAGCACGCTGGGATTCCGGGTGCTTCTCCATGCGAGTCACTCCAGTACGATCAGCACGGCGCCCTTTTCCACCGTCTGTCCCGCGGTCACCTCCACGCGGGCCACTACGCCGTCACCCGGGGCGCGAAGCTCGTTCTCCATCTTCATCGCCTCGACGATAACCACCCCCTGCCCCGCTCTGACCGCCTGCCCCTCCTCGACCTCTACCCGGACCACCAGACCCGGCATCGGTGCGGTGACGGTTCGCTCCGTCCGGGTCGCGTGCGTCCCCGCAAGCTCACGTATGGCACGCGTGCGCTCGTCGACGATGGAGGTCGCGAAGCTGCGCCCGCCCACCCCGACCTCCCATTCCCCTCGGGTTTCGCCGCGGCGAACATCCAGGGTGTGACCGACGCCGTTCACCCGCAGGTGCCTGAGCGTGCTCCCCGGCACGCTGGCGAGCTCCACATCGACCTCCTGGCCGTCCACCAGGGCTCGCCCGTCCGTGAGCTCGACCTCCACCGTGCGCCCCGCGAGCGTGACGTAGTAGCGCATCAGGCGAGACCCTGGTCGAGGGTGAGCAGTGCTACGGTCTCCACGTGCGCGGTTTGAGGGAAGAGGTCGAAGGCTCGCACGTCCTGGAGCCGGTAGTGCGATGCCAGCCGGCTCACGTCCCGCGCCAGGGTGGCGGGATTGCAGGAGACGTAGATGACAGACTCCGCGGGTGACTCGAGCAATGCGTTCACGACCTCCGGTGCCACCCCACTGCGCGGGGGATTGAGGATCACGAGCGAGGCGGGAAGTACCTCCGGCAGCAGCGCTTCGACCGTCCCCTCGAGGAACTCGGCGCCCTGCACCTGCGGCTCCCGGGCAGCCGCGATCGCTGCTCGGTCGAGCTCGATGCCGACCACCTGGGCACCCGCTCGGGCCAGGCGGCGGGCATTGATCCCCACGCCGCAGTAGGCATCCACCACCCGCCGGCCCGCTACGTCACCCGCCAACTCGAGCACGTGGGCCTCCAGCAGCGCCGCGGCCTCGCGATTCACCTGGAGAAAGGCGTCGGCGGCGACAGCGATGATTTCGCCACCCCACTGTTCCTCGAGGGCGGGTGATCCCGCCAGGAGCCTCGCTCGCCCGTCCGGCGGCCGATGCCAGATCGCCTTCAGGCCTTCCACGGCCTCCAACAGCTCCTGCGGGCGTCCAGGGGAGAAGCCCCCCTCGACCAGTAGCGACACCGCCCCGGCCGTAGTCGACCGCAGCGTCAATCGGAGCTGCTCGCCCGAGGGGAGGCGCTGGGCGTCGGGGCCCCAGTGCTCTCGCAAGAGATCCCATACCCTGGCAATCGCTGGCTCCGGCAGGAGACAGCGCCCGTCGACATCGACGATCTCGTCAGGTGAGGCCAGGGCGTGAAAGCCGGCGAGCACCCGCCCCCGTTCCGCCCTGCGCAGGGCGAAGGAGACGCGGTTGCGATACCGCTCGGTGCGGGGCGAAGGGACGACCGCGGGTGGGTCGACGGGAAGGTGCCCGATCCGCGTCAGTGCGTCGGCGACGATGCGCCCCTTGGCCTCGAGCTGGGCCTCGTACCGCAGGTGCTCCAGAGTGCACCCGCCGCACCGCCGGTAGAACGGGCAGGGCGCCTCGCGACGGCCGGCCCCGGGGGTGAGCACTCGCAGCAGCCGCCCACGCGCCCAGCGAGCATGGGACTCCACTACCTCTGCTTCGGCCGTGTCGCCCGGGGCCGTTCGATGCACGAAGACCGCACGCCCATCCGGGAGTCGGCCAACCCCTTCTCCCCCCGCCGCGATCGACTCGATCGACACCTGTGCGCGCGGCGCAGGCCGCCGGCGGGGCACCACCCGCCCCTGCATGGGAGCCCGCGGACGGCGACCTCGTCCCCCGCTGTCGCTGGTCACCGCCCCCTCCAACCCACCGAACGCTTCCAGGGGGATGGCGCGCCGGCGGTCCCGCCGCTGGCGGGCCGCACCCGGATTCGCTCACGCTCTTCCTCCTCGAGCAGCGCCACCGCGAGCGCCGCGGCGCGAATGGCCTCGGCGTCGGGGCCCGCCTCGAGAAGATCTGCCTGGTGACGATCCAGGTAACGGATGTCGAGCCGGCCGGCACGGAAATCCCGCTCGTCCATGACTGCCAGGTGGAAGGGGATGCTGCTGTGCACCCCGACCAGGCGTGTCTCGCGCAGCGCCCGCTTCATCCGCTCGATCGCGCTCGGCCGATCCGGTCCGTGCACGATCAGCTTCGCCAACATGGGATCGTAGTGCAGACCCACCTCGAACCCGGGTGCAATCCCGCCGTCCCACCGTACGCCCGGCCCGCCCGGGACGCCGAGCTCGCGGATCTGCCCGGTCGAGGGCAGGAAGCCGTTGGCCGGATCCTCGGAGGTGATCCGACACTCGATGGCGTGCCCGGTCCAGGCGATTTCCTCCTGGGAGAAAGGAAGGCGCTCGCCGGCGGCGATGCGGATCTGCCACTGCACCAGGTCGATGCCGGTCACCATCTCGGTCACCGGGTGCTCCACCTGGATGCGGGTGTTCATCTCCAGGAAATAGAAGTCACCATCCTGGTAGAGGAACTCGACGGTGCCCGCGCCTACGTAGCCTACCGCGCGCGCGGCGGCGACGGCGGTCTCCCCCATGCGTGCCCGCTCCTCGGGGGTGAGGACCGGGGAGGGGGCTTCCTCGATCATCTTCTGGTGACGGCGCTGGATCGAGCACTCGCGCTCGCCCAGGTGCAGCGTATTGCCGTGCGCATCGGCGAGCACCTGGATCTCGATGTGCCGAGGCCCCTCGAGGAACTTCTCGATGTAGATGGAGTCGTCGCCAAAGGCAGAGCGGGCCTCGTTGCGCGCCGCCTCCAGCGCGCGGGAGATCTCCCCTTCCTCGCGGACCACCCGCATTCCCTTCCCGCCGCCCCCGGCGGCCGCCTTCAGCAGCACGGGAAAACCGACCTCGCAGGCAACCCGTGCGGCGTCGGTGGCCCCGGCCACGGGCTCGCTGGTGCCCGGCACGACCGGCACGCCCGCAGCCATCACCCGCCGCCGCGCCGCCGTCTTGTCGCCCATCTCCTCCACCGCCGTCGCGGAGGGCCCGATGAAGCGCAGTCCCGCGTCCTCCACCGCCCGGATGAACGGCGCGCGCTCGGCGAGGAAGCCGTAGCCGGGGTGCACCGCCTCCACCCCGGAGCGCTGCGCCACCTCGAGCAGCGTATCGATACGCAGGTAGCTCTGCGCCGAGGGCGCGGGCCCGATCAGGTACGCCTCGTCCGCCGCCAGCACGTGCGGCGCCAGCCGATCCGCCTCCGAATACACCGCCACCGCACGCACGCCCAATTCGTGCGCAGCGCGGATGATCCGCAGGGCAATCTCACCCCGATTGGCTACTAGAATCTTCTTGAACAATATTAATCTATATTAAGCAATTACAACGGTTTGTAATTGTTCATCCAGAATTGCTATAACCACGCGCTGAGAGTCGGAGGAATTCCAGGTAGATCGAAACGATCCTCTGCGTCCTCTCCGCAACCCTTCCGTGTCCTCCTGTGGTAGACTCAGGCTTTTGCCAGAAAGCACGACTCTTCACAGCGGGATGTTGCCATGCTTCTTCGGCGGGTTCGAGTCCCGCTTGTTCTGCAGCATGTCCAGGGCGCTGATCACCCGCGCCCGGGTCTCCCGCGGATCGATCACGTCGTCCACGTACCCTCGCGCGGCGGCGACGTAGGGGTTGGCGAAGAGGTTCGCGTACTCCTGCTGCAGCTCGGCGGCCCGCTGGGCGGGGTTCTCGGCGGCGGCGATCTCGCGGCGGTAGAGGATCTCCACCGCGCCCTTCGGTCCCATCACGGCGATCTCCGCCGTCGGCCAGGCGTAGTTGATGTCCCCGCGGATGTGTTTGGAGCTCATCACGTCGTAGGCGCCGCCGTAGGCCTTGCGGGTAATCACGGTAACCTTCGGCACGGTGGCCTCGCAGTAGGCGTAGAGCAGCTTCGCCCCATGGCGGATGATCCCACTGTGCTCCTGCCCCACCCCCGGTAGGAAGCCGGGCACGTCCTCGAAGGTGAGCAGGGGGATGTTGAAGGCGTCACAGAAGCGTACAAACCGCGCCGCCTTCACCGAAGCGTCGATGTCCAGCACGCCCGCGAGCACGGCCGGTTGGTTGGCGACGATCCCTACCGAATGCCCGCCCAGGTGGGCAAAGCCACAGACGATGTTGGCGGCATAGTCTCCATGCACTTCGTAGAAGATGCCGTCGTCGACCACTCGGGAGATCACCGCGTGCATGTCGTAGGGCTTGCTGGGGTGATCGGGAACGATGTCGAGAAGTTCCTCGTCGGCCCGGTCGAAAGGGTCCTGAGTCTCCCGTCGCGGCGGATCCTCCTGGTTGTTCTGCGGGATGTAGTCGAAGAGCTGGCGGATGCGCTGGAGGCAGTCGACTTCGCTCGAGCAAGCGAAGTGCGCGACGCCCGATTTCGAGGCGTGGGTGGCGGCCCCACCCAGCTCCTCCATGGTGACGTCCTCGTGGGTGACCGTCTTCACCACGTTCGGCCCGGTGACGAACATGTAGCTCGTCCCCGACACCATGTAGACGAAGTCAGTGATTGCCGGCGAGTAGACGGCGCCCCCGGCGCAGGGGCCCAGGATCGCCGAGATCTGCGGGACGACGCCGGAGGCCAGGGTGTTGCGCAGGAAGATGTCGGCGTAGCCGCCCAGCGAGACCACCCCTTCCTGGATCCGCGCACCGCCTGAATCGTTCAGACCTATGACCGGCGCACCGTTCTTGAGGGCCAGATCGAGAACCTTGCAGA belongs to Longimicrobiaceae bacterium and includes:
- a CDS encoding biotin/lipoyl-containing protein encodes the protein MRYYVTLAGRTVEVELTDGRALVDGQEVDVELASVPGSTLRHLRVNGVGHTLDVRRGETRGEWEVGVGGRSFATSIVDERTRAIRELAGTHATRTERTVTAPMPGLVVRVEVEEGQAVRAGQGVVIVEAMKMENELRAPGDGVVARVEVTAGQTVEKGAVLIVLE
- a CDS encoding class I SAM-dependent RNA methyltransferase; this encodes MTSDSGGRGRRPRAPMQGRVVPRRRPAPRAQVSIESIAAGGEGVGRLPDGRAVFVHRTAPGDTAEAEVVESHARWARGRLLRVLTPGAGRREAPCPFYRRCGGCTLEHLRYEAQLEAKGRIVADALTRIGHLPVDPPAVVPSPRTERYRNRVSFALRRAERGRVLAGFHALASPDEIVDVDGRCLLPEPAIARVWDLLREHWGPDAQRLPSGEQLRLTLRSTTAGAVSLLVEGGFSPGRPQELLEAVEGLKAIWHRPPDGRARLLAGSPALEEQWGGEIIAVAADAFLQVNREAAALLEAHVLELAGDVAGRRVVDAYCGVGINARRLARAGAQVVGIELDRAAIAAAREPQVQGAEFLEGTVEALLPEVLPASLVILNPPRSGVAPEVVNALLESPAESVIYVSCNPATLARDVSRLASHYRLQDVRAFDLFPQTAHVETVALLTLDQGLA
- the accC gene encoding acetyl-CoA carboxylase biotin carboxylase subunit, with amino-acid sequence MFKKILVANRGEIALRIIRAAHELGVRAVAVYSEADRLAPHVLAADEAYLIGPAPSAQSYLRIDTLLEVAQRSGVEAVHPGYGFLAERAPFIRAVEDAGLRFIGPSATAVEEMGDKTAARRRVMAAGVPVVPGTSEPVAGATDAARVACEVGFPVLLKAAAGGGGKGMRVVREEGEISRALEAARNEARSAFGDDSIYIEKFLEGPRHIEIQVLADAHGNTLHLGERECSIQRRHQKMIEEAPSPVLTPEERARMGETAVAAARAVGYVGAGTVEFLYQDGDFYFLEMNTRIQVEHPVTEMVTGIDLVQWQIRIAAGERLPFSQEEIAWTGHAIECRITSEDPANGFLPSTGQIRELGVPGGPGVRWDGGIAPGFEVGLHYDPMLAKLIVHGPDRPSAIERMKRALRETRLVGVHSSIPFHLAVMDERDFRAGRLDIRYLDRHQADLLEAGPDAEAIRAAALAVALLEEEERERIRVRPASGGTAGAPSPWKRSVGWRGR
- a CDS encoding acyl-CoA carboxylase subunit beta; the encoded protein is MSMRRKLEELEELRRQAELGGGERRIAQQHERGKLTARERLAVLLDEGSFVELDRFVVHRASGFNLENEKYLGDGVVTGYGTIQGRLVYVFSQDFTVFGGSLSEAHAEKICKVLDLALKNGAPVIGLNDSGGARIQEGVVSLGGYADIFLRNTLASGVVPQISAILGPCAGGAVYSPAITDFVYMVSGTSYMFVTGPNVVKTVTHEDVTMEELGGAATHASKSGVAHFACSSEVDCLQRIRQLFDYIPQNNQEDPPRRETQDPFDRADEELLDIVPDHPSKPYDMHAVISRVVDDGIFYEVHGDYAANIVCGFAHLGGHSVGIVANQPAVLAGVLDIDASVKAARFVRFCDAFNIPLLTFEDVPGFLPGVGQEHSGIIRHGAKLLYAYCEATVPKVTVITRKAYGGAYDVMSSKHIRGDINYAWPTAEIAVMGPKGAVEILYRREIAAAENPAQRAAELQQEYANLFANPYVAAARGYVDDVIDPRETRARVISALDMLQNKRDSNPPKKHGNIPL